tatatataggaaataatatgtatgtatatatataaattatataaccGAAAACATTGCTACTTTATGTCACCTTTGGAATTATATATAGCAAATGCAGATCTGTACTTGAGTCAGAATTATCAAGATGGTGAAGTCTCTATGAGTCCAGAGACTCCATTTGATCATCTTCTGAAGCCCTATCTGCAGAGTTGTTGTGATTATTACTGGAATTATCAACCAAGTTgacaagaaaatcaaacaaatcaGTGGCAACAACAGCAGATGCAACATCATCTTTGTGAAGTGTCCTCCTCTTCCCTTGAACTGTAACCATCCAAGATCTCTTAGTGATCTCCTCAATGAAAAGCTCACAAGCCTTGGCGAAAACGATCGGTGCCTCGCCGGAGATCATCTTAACGTCGTCGCTGGATTTTTTCATGATCTTCTTGATCCTCGCCAATGGCAATGAGTGAGGCCCAGTATTTCTCCCTGAAATTCCTCCACATACTAACCCTGCAGAATATGTCCTTGCTTGCCtcatt
This DNA window, taken from Tripterygium wilfordii isolate XIE 37 chromosome 20, ASM1340144v1, whole genome shotgun sequence, encodes the following:
- the LOC119986426 gene encoding nuclear transcription factor Y subunit C-4-like → MRQARTYSAGLVCGGISGRNTGPHSLPLARIKKIMKKSSDDVKMISGEAPIVFAKACELFIEEITKRSWMVTVQGKRRTLHKDDVASAVVATDLFDFLVNLVDNSSNNHNNSADRASEDDQMESLDS